In the Victivallis sp. Marseille-Q1083 genome, one interval contains:
- a CDS encoding serine hydroxymethyltransferase, whose protein sequence is MNPIQDFHGTVLTLAIGSDHGGFALKRQLINALEAQDIRIVDVGPATLDPADDYPDYANQVGFAISRGEANCGILLCRSGAGMAINANRFHHVRAVVAAEAAVATLSRRHNCSNVLVLPADQLDFAAVLTIVEQWLGTPFSNEPRHAQRLMKLETGSYDDIAAIRQADPEIAAMIDREAARQSEGIELIASENFTSCAVRAAQGSVLTNKYAEGYPGKRYYNGCEFVDQVEALAIERACKLFGAEAANVQPHAGSQANMAVYFALLNPGDTVLAMSLDHGGHLTHGHPLNFSGMLFNIVPYGVNRETEQIDYDEVEALAKQHQPKMILAGASAYPRIIDFARLRAIADQVGAKLFVDMAHVAGLVAAGEHPNPVPYCDVVTTTTHKTLRGPRSGLILCREQYLKAINSKVFPGLQGGPLEHVIAAKAICFAEAMTPAFRQYQQQVRRNAAKLARELTDRGFRIVSGGTDNHLMLVDLRPKRATGKEIANALDKAMITVNKNMIPFDPEKPFVTSGIRIGTPAVTTRGMKEAEMTQIAAFIERAVEVKNDDAALGALGEEVKAFTRDYPLPQF, encoded by the coding sequence ATGAACCCGATCCAAGATTTTCATGGGACAGTCCTGACGCTGGCCATCGGCTCCGACCATGGCGGCTTTGCGCTCAAGCGGCAGTTGATAAACGCGCTGGAGGCGCAGGATATCCGCATCGTCGATGTCGGTCCGGCAACGCTCGATCCGGCCGACGATTATCCGGATTACGCCAATCAAGTCGGCTTCGCCATCTCCCGCGGCGAAGCGAACTGCGGCATTCTGCTTTGCCGTTCCGGCGCCGGCATGGCGATCAACGCCAACCGGTTCCATCACGTCCGGGCGGTGGTCGCCGCCGAGGCGGCCGTCGCCACTCTGAGCCGCCGCCACAACTGCAGCAATGTGCTGGTATTGCCGGCAGACCAACTGGATTTCGCCGCGGTGCTGACCATCGTCGAACAATGGCTCGGCACACCGTTCAGCAACGAACCGCGCCATGCCCAGCGGCTGATGAAGCTGGAAACCGGTTCTTACGACGACATCGCCGCCATCCGCCAGGCCGACCCGGAAATCGCCGCGATGATCGATCGCGAGGCGGCCAGACAGTCGGAAGGCATCGAACTGATCGCCTCCGAAAACTTCACCAGTTGCGCGGTACGCGCCGCCCAGGGCTCGGTATTGACCAACAAATACGCCGAAGGCTACCCCGGCAAACGATACTACAACGGCTGCGAATTCGTCGACCAGGTGGAAGCGCTGGCCATCGAACGCGCCTGCAAGCTGTTCGGCGCCGAAGCCGCCAACGTGCAGCCGCACGCCGGCAGCCAGGCCAACATGGCGGTCTATTTCGCGCTGCTCAACCCGGGCGACACCGTGTTGGCGATGAGTCTCGACCACGGCGGCCACCTGACGCACGGTCATCCGCTCAATTTCAGCGGCATGCTGTTCAATATCGTTCCCTACGGCGTCAACCGGGAAACCGAGCAGATCGATTACGACGAAGTCGAAGCGCTGGCCAAGCAGCATCAGCCGAAAATGATCCTGGCCGGCGCCAGCGCCTATCCGCGCATCATCGACTTCGCCCGGCTGCGGGCGATCGCCGACCAGGTCGGCGCCAAATTGTTCGTCGACATGGCGCATGTCGCCGGACTGGTCGCCGCCGGCGAACATCCGAATCCGGTGCCGTACTGCGACGTCGTCACCACGACGACCCACAAGACGCTGCGCGGCCCGCGGTCCGGGCTGATTCTCTGCAGAGAACAATATCTCAAGGCGATCAATTCCAAAGTGTTCCCGGGTCTGCAGGGCGGACCGCTGGAGCACGTCATCGCCGCCAAAGCGATCTGTTTCGCCGAAGCGATGACGCCGGCGTTCAGGCAATACCAGCAGCAGGTCAGGCGCAACGCCGCCAAACTGGCCCGGGAGCTGACCGACCGCGGCTTCCGGATCGTTTCCGGCGGCACCGACAACCATCTGATGCTCGTCGACCTGCGGCCGAAGCGGGCGACCGGCAAAGAGATCGCCAACGCGCTGGACAAAGCGATGATCACGGTCAACAAGAACATGATTCCGTTCGATCCGGAAAAACCATTCGTCACCAGCGGCATCCGCATCGGCACCCCGGCGGTGACCACCCGCGGCATGAAAGAAGCGGAAATGACGCAGATCGCCGCCTTCATCGAGCGCGCCGTCGAAGTGAAAAATGACGACGCGGCGCTGGGCGCGCTGGGCGAAGAGGTCAAAGCCTTCACCCGCGACTATCCGCTGCCGCAATTCTAA
- a CDS encoding DUF368 domain-containing protein, which produces MISTVSVFPIGENPFSAFHALIYPQELFRPDPTDSTNTQLKVFHMQDEQPFAPKRSFKDYLRIFSCGFIMGGADVVPGVSGGTMAFILGIYDELVEAIRRFTGKECFSMVFRFQIRQAFKTLPWPFLLCLGLGILSAIALFSTPIKWMLANRLTLILAFFFGLVLASVATVLPRVRHWNGGRIAALIGGTAAGWLIVGLPLLRNPPDSPFYLVLCGALAICAMILPGISGSFILLLLGKYDDVLNAVHELKSGLNLADNCYTLTLFIVGIVIGIAGFIRLLSYLLRKFHDITIAVLIGFMLGSLRKVWPWKFEDHIENHNILPAGSEPEFWYALLLGLAGFLLVLLIEYMARKQQKPAELPE; this is translated from the coding sequence ATGATATCGACCGTTTCCGTTTTCCCAATCGGCGAAAATCCATTTTCCGCCTTTCACGCCTTGATTTATCCGCAGGAATTGTTTCGTCCCGACCCGACCGATTCGACCAATACACAACTCAAGGTTTTTCACATGCAAGACGAACAACCGTTCGCTCCGAAGCGTTCCTTCAAAGATTATTTGCGTATCTTTTCATGCGGTTTTATCATGGGAGGCGCCGATGTCGTGCCGGGCGTTTCCGGCGGAACGATGGCCTTCATTCTGGGCATCTACGATGAACTGGTCGAAGCGATTCGGCGTTTCACCGGCAAAGAGTGCTTTTCGATGGTTTTCCGATTCCAGATCCGGCAGGCATTCAAAACCCTGCCATGGCCCTTCCTGCTCTGCCTCGGCCTGGGCATCCTGAGCGCCATCGCGCTGTTTTCCACGCCGATCAAATGGATGCTGGCCAACCGGCTCACGCTGATTCTCGCATTTTTCTTCGGCCTGGTTCTGGCCTCGGTGGCAACCGTGCTGCCGCGCGTCAGACACTGGAACGGCGGCCGGATCGCCGCCCTGATCGGCGGGACCGCCGCCGGCTGGCTGATCGTCGGACTGCCGTTGCTTCGGAATCCGCCGGATTCGCCGTTTTACCTGGTCCTCTGCGGTGCGCTGGCGATTTGCGCGATGATTCTGCCCGGCATCTCCGGCAGTTTCATCCTGTTGCTGCTGGGCAAATACGACGATGTGCTGAATGCAGTCCACGAACTCAAAAGCGGGCTGAATCTCGCCGATAATTGCTATACGCTGACGCTGTTCATCGTCGGAATCGTCATCGGGATTGCCGGTTTCATCCGGCTGTTGAGCTACCTGCTGCGGAAATTCCATGACATCACCATCGCGGTGCTGATCGGCTTCATGCTGGGATCGCTGCGCAAAGTCTGGCCGTGGAAATTCGAAGACCACATCGAAAACCACAATATTCTGCCGGCCGGCTCCGAACCGGAATTCTGGTATGCG
- the serS gene encoding serine--tRNA ligase, with amino-acid sequence MIDIKLIRDNIELVKANAARRGCNVDIDALAALDRQYRELTTKVETMRAERNALSKECRDNPAARDQVKELKEKLAAAEPELDALQSKINEQLSWLPNLLAGDVPDGRDDADNVELRKVGVIPSFDFKVRDHQELGELLDIIDTQRGAKVAQSGFYYWKGKGAQLAQALFFWTQRELINRGFTLFMTPCAAKEKTLFGTGYLPFFADQTYKLEKEDLALIGTSEQTLVGYHADEVLDGGKLPLCYTAFSPCFRTESGSYGKASRGIFRVHQFHKVEQIIFCKPEDSVKYHEFCLANEEYLLQQLGLPYHVVNVCVGDLGAPGYKKYDIEAWFAGFGTYREVTSNTNLTDFQSRRLNIRYKDSDGKRDFVHTISATAMTDRALIAILENNQQPDGSVLVPEVLRPLVGFDRIEPAR; translated from the coding sequence ATGATTGATATCAAATTGATCCGCGACAACATCGAACTGGTCAAAGCCAATGCCGCGCGGCGCGGCTGCAACGTCGATATCGATGCGCTCGCCGCGTTGGACAGACAATATCGCGAACTGACCACGAAAGTCGAAACGATGCGGGCGGAGCGGAACGCGCTGAGCAAGGAGTGCCGCGACAACCCGGCAGCCCGCGACCAGGTGAAAGAGCTCAAGGAAAAACTGGCGGCGGCGGAACCGGAATTGGATGCGCTCCAGAGCAAGATCAACGAACAGCTTTCCTGGTTGCCGAACCTGCTCGCCGGCGATGTGCCGGACGGCAGAGACGACGCCGACAACGTCGAATTGCGCAAAGTCGGCGTCATTCCGAGCTTCGACTTCAAAGTGCGCGATCACCAGGAACTCGGCGAACTGCTGGACATCATCGACACCCAGCGCGGCGCCAAGGTGGCGCAGTCCGGCTTCTATTACTGGAAAGGCAAAGGCGCCCAACTGGCGCAGGCGCTGTTCTTCTGGACGCAGCGCGAATTGATCAACCGCGGTTTCACGCTTTTCATGACGCCGTGCGCCGCCAAGGAAAAAACGCTGTTCGGCACCGGGTATCTGCCATTTTTCGCCGACCAGACCTACAAACTGGAAAAAGAAGACCTGGCGTTGATCGGCACTTCGGAGCAGACGCTGGTCGGTTATCATGCCGACGAGGTGCTCGACGGCGGCAAACTGCCGTTGTGCTACACCGCCTTTTCACCCTGCTTCCGAACCGAATCCGGCAGTTACGGCAAAGCCAGCCGCGGAATTTTCCGGGTGCACCAGTTCCACAAAGTCGAGCAGATCATTTTCTGCAAGCCGGAAGATTCGGTCAAATATCACGAATTCTGCCTGGCCAACGAGGAATATCTGCTCCAGCAGCTCGGACTGCCGTATCATGTCGTCAACGTCTGCGTCGGCGACCTCGGCGCGCCCGGATACAAAAAATACGACATCGAAGCCTGGTTCGCCGGTTTCGGCACCTACCGCGAAGTGACCAGCAACACCAACCTGACCGACTTCCAGAGCCGCCGGCTGAACATCCGTTACAAGGACAGCGACGGCAAGCGCGATTTCGTCCATACCATCAGCGCCACCGCGATGACCGACCGGGCGTTGATCGCCATCCTGGAAAACAACCAGCAGCCGGACGGCTCGGTCCTCGTGCCGGAAGTGCTGCGGCCGCTGGTCGGCTTCGACCGGATCGAACCGGCCAGATAA
- the nagA gene encoding N-acetylglucosamine-6-phosphate deacetylase: protein MKKKRRLYMTDYGLVPTRRIDQCAILCEDERILSIGSRSAFVLEPKLEIFELPNAYVTPGFVDTHIHGAGGFDSSSAFLPDASIELMSRILVERGVTTFVPTVVSAPREEMLRNLSALADMLDRPMAGAEAVGIHIEGPFLNLAKRGAQIEACLRPIDLGYARELLAAARGKVKRMTFAPELPGGVELTELLCAEHVAPSMGHSLADEAATLRAIDAGACYCTHLFNGMPPLQQRTITLTSIALTDSRVTVEMIIDGRHIHPRMVDLACRCKPSDKVVGISDATMAAGMANGEYRLGPSLIKVEDGYSHTGDGLLAGTTTLLDTGWHSLMSYSHMSETYAASAVSRNAALSLGLTDRGELLPGKLADLAFFEHGTNRPLLTVRRGEIVYKVEGAYRFQPANPA from the coding sequence ATGAAAAAAAAACGCCGTTTGTATATGACCGATTACGGCTTGGTGCCGACCCGGCGGATCGATCAATGTGCGATCCTGTGCGAAGACGAACGAATCCTGTCGATCGGCTCCCGTTCCGCTTTTGTCCTGGAGCCGAAGCTGGAAATCTTTGAATTGCCGAATGCTTATGTGACGCCCGGTTTCGTCGATACCCATATTCACGGCGCCGGCGGTTTCGACTCCTCCTCGGCTTTTCTGCCGGACGCGTCGATCGAACTGATGAGCCGGATTCTGGTGGAACGCGGTGTGACCACGTTCGTGCCGACGGTGGTCAGCGCGCCGCGGGAAGAGATGCTGCGCAATCTGTCGGCGCTGGCCGATATGCTCGACCGGCCGATGGCCGGCGCCGAAGCGGTCGGCATCCATATCGAGGGGCCGTTTCTGAACCTGGCCAAGCGCGGCGCCCAGATCGAGGCGTGTTTGCGCCCGATCGATCTGGGATATGCCCGCGAGCTGCTGGCGGCGGCGCGCGGCAAGGTGAAGCGGATGACCTTCGCGCCGGAATTGCCGGGCGGCGTCGAATTGACCGAATTGCTGTGCGCCGAGCACGTGGCCCCATCGATGGGACACAGCCTGGCCGATGAAGCGGCGACCCTGCGGGCGATCGATGCCGGCGCCTGCTACTGCACCCATCTGTTCAACGGCATGCCGCCGCTGCAGCAGCGGACGATCACGCTGACGTCGATCGCCTTGACCGATTCGCGGGTGACGGTGGAAATGATCATCGACGGCCGCCATATCCATCCCCGGATGGTCGACCTGGCCTGCCGCTGCAAACCGTCCGACAAAGTGGTCGGCATCAGCGACGCGACGATGGCGGCCGGCATGGCCAACGGCGAATACCGGCTGGGGCCGTCGCTGATCAAAGTGGAGGACGGTTATTCCCATACCGGCGACGGGTTGCTGGCCGGGACGACGACGCTGCTGGACACCGGCTGGCACAGCCTGATGAGTTACAGCCATATGTCCGAGACGTATGCCGCCAGCGCCGTCAGCCGCAACGCGGCGCTGTCGCTCGGCTTGACCGACCGTGGCGAGCTGCTGCCGGGCAAACTGGCGGATCTGGCTTTTTTCGAACACGGCACCAACCGCCCGCTGCTGACGGTGCGGCGCGGTGAAATCGTCTACAAAGTCGAAGGCGCTTATCGGTTCCAGCCGGCGAATCCGGCTTGA
- a CDS encoding protein DA1: protein MSFQIFRRALIVGVLLSLLLPAAAMDYLCQTCRQAIADEYLLDQQGRIYCSERCFEATLAKCAACGGACRRQFFSPALGRMYCSETCLASQAPRCTICRQPCLADSFQSGNDFYCSQACLNQRLPHCHSCGAAMKTYYRITGLYGSFDFCEKCARLPLCYACQLPQPGKTLADGRFLCRQCYESAVTDPDEIARIFEKTRELLEKKLSFEFDHVIELYSVDLPTLKQNAAADNLGSEVGSYVFSATLYTKTVSVAGQPEERQYLDDERCSIYVLNLLPEKRLSEVFAHELTHDYLRHRYGTFEDQKLEEGTCEYVAARVNTLLKRPGQNIRFELNPDPVYGDGYRQAAEYVKKHGWRAYLSYLGRQPRRPLPPGK, encoded by the coding sequence ATGAGTTTCCAGATATTCCGGCGCGCGTTGATCGTCGGCGTCCTGTTGAGTCTGCTGCTGCCGGCAGCGGCGATGGACTATCTGTGCCAGACCTGCCGGCAGGCAATTGCCGATGAATATCTGCTCGACCAGCAGGGCCGGATCTATTGCTCCGAACGCTGTTTCGAGGCGACACTCGCCAAATGCGCCGCCTGCGGCGGCGCCTGCCGGCGGCAATTTTTCTCTCCGGCGCTCGGCAGGATGTACTGTTCGGAAACCTGTCTGGCCAGCCAGGCGCCGCGCTGCACCATCTGCCGTCAACCCTGCCTGGCCGACAGTTTTCAATCGGGCAATGACTTTTATTGTTCGCAGGCCTGCCTGAACCAGCGGCTGCCGCATTGTCACTCTTGCGGCGCCGCGATGAAAACCTACTATCGGATCACCGGTTTGTACGGATCCTTCGACTTCTGTGAAAAATGCGCCCGGCTGCCGCTCTGCTACGCCTGCCAGTTGCCGCAGCCGGGAAAAACGCTGGCGGACGGCCGTTTCCTTTGCCGGCAATGTTACGAATCCGCCGTCACCGATCCGGACGAAATCGCCAGGATTTTCGAAAAAACCAGGGAATTGCTCGAAAAGAAACTATCCTTCGAATTCGATCATGTCATCGAATTGTATTCGGTCGACCTGCCGACGTTGAAGCAAAACGCCGCCGCCGACAACCTCGGATCGGAGGTCGGCAGCTATGTCTTCAGTGCCACGTTGTACACCAAAACGGTATCGGTCGCCGGCCAGCCGGAAGAGCGGCAATATCTCGACGATGAGCGCTGCAGCATTTATGTGCTGAACCTGCTGCCGGAGAAACGGCTCAGCGAAGTATTCGCCCATGAGCTGACTCACGATTATCTCCGCCACCGTTACGGGACTTTTGAAGATCAGAAGCTGGAGGAAGGCACCTGCGAATACGTGGCGGCCAGGGTCAACACGCTGTTGAAGCGTCCCGGGCAGAACATCCGTTTCGAATTGAACCCGGATCCGGTTTACGGCGACGGCTACCGGCAGGCGGCCGAATATGTCAAAAAGCACGGTTGGCGCGCCTACCTCTCCTATCTCGGCAGACAGCCGCGGCGGCCTTTGCCGCCGGGCAAATAG
- a CDS encoding 3'-5' exonuclease: MLNMQLDRPLVFFDIESTGTVVTRDRIVELSVIKFLPDGSRECTTRRLNPEMAIPEAASKIHGIYDADVANAPTFAIIAQNLHHYLEGCDLAGYNIVGFDIPLLVEEFRRAGLEFSLEGRRVIDSFRIFCKLYPRTLTAAYRLFCGKELEDAHSAEADTMATVEVFLGQLEKHPELPRDLDELHKFCDLRDPDAIDASNRFKWSGSEVIVNFGKNYGQTLRHLAANDPGFLRWILRADFADDVKAIASNALAGKFPERKNEQCRPD; the protein is encoded by the coding sequence ATGTTGAATATGCAATTGGACCGGCCGCTGGTCTTCTTCGACATCGAAAGCACCGGCACCGTCGTCACCCGGGACCGCATCGTCGAACTCTCCGTCATCAAATTTCTGCCGGACGGCAGCCGGGAGTGCACCACCAGGCGGCTCAACCCGGAGATGGCGATCCCGGAAGCGGCCAGCAAAATCCACGGCATCTATGACGCCGACGTCGCCAACGCGCCGACCTTTGCGATCATCGCCCAGAATCTCCATCATTACCTGGAAGGCTGCGATCTGGCCGGCTATAACATCGTCGGGTTCGACATTCCGCTGCTGGTCGAGGAGTTCCGCCGCGCCGGACTGGAGTTTTCGCTGGAAGGCCGCCGGGTCATCGATTCGTTCCGGATTTTCTGCAAGCTGTATCCCCGGACGCTGACCGCCGCCTACAGGCTGTTTTGCGGCAAGGAGCTCGAAGATGCCCACAGCGCCGAAGCCGACACGATGGCCACCGTCGAAGTTTTCCTCGGCCAGTTGGAGAAACATCCGGAGTTGCCGCGCGATCTGGACGAACTGCACAAATTCTGCGACTTGCGCGATCCGGACGCCATCGACGCCTCGAACCGATTCAAATGGTCCGGCAGCGAAGTGATCGTCAATTTCGGCAAGAACTACGGGCAGACGCTGCGCCATCTGGCGGCAAACGATCCGGGTTTCCTGCGCTGGATCCTGCGGGCCGATTTCGCCGATGATGTGAAGGCGATCGCCAGCAACGCGCTGGCCGGCAAATTTCCGGAGCGAAAAAATGAGCAATGCCGGCCGGATTGA
- a CDS encoding SGNH/GDSL hydrolase family protein, whose product MKRYWRLNLGAAVFLLAGLAFCRTAAVKAETNETEGKQVKIEELDPNMADKPVDENGMIWFTPDEKPFELLGFYWYDQDKVFRRLPVKPDVEISEGVDYLANHTAGGQIRFRSDCRKLVLKADLGISEFMPHMAPTGSSGFDFYIGGPYQQRFSTTARPPMEPDNHIVIGYFLDEQGERPAEMRDFTINLPLYNQVKSIRIGLDAGSRVMAPQPYVSDRPVIVYGTSITQGGCASRPGSCYTNILSRKLNRPFLNYGFSGNGKGEPEMAQLLAEIADPAMLILDYQANCVDMIDRTLPEFIRIYREKHPEVPILVVSGIRFSGEAVGQRREEGNSLSDWMIRYRDIQKNTVEACRAAGDRNIYFLDGSELLDPLIYDEATVDGVHPTDLGFTMMADGMAPVIRKILDGEAK is encoded by the coding sequence ATGAAACGATATTGGCGGCTGAACTTGGGCGCGGCGGTCTTTTTGCTGGCGGGGCTGGCATTCTGCCGGACTGCGGCGGTAAAAGCCGAGACCAACGAAACGGAGGGAAAACAGGTGAAAATCGAAGAACTCGACCCGAATATGGCCGATAAGCCGGTGGACGAAAACGGCATGATCTGGTTCACACCGGACGAAAAGCCGTTCGAACTGCTCGGGTTTTACTGGTATGACCAGGATAAAGTGTTCCGCCGGCTGCCGGTCAAGCCGGATGTCGAAATCAGCGAAGGGGTGGATTATCTGGCCAACCATACCGCCGGCGGCCAGATTCGTTTCCGCTCCGACTGCCGCAAGCTGGTGCTCAAGGCCGATTTGGGAATTTCCGAATTCATGCCGCATATGGCGCCGACCGGCAGCAGCGGCTTCGATTTCTACATTGGCGGACCGTATCAGCAGCGCTTCAGTACGACGGCCCGGCCGCCGATGGAGCCGGACAATCATATCGTGATCGGTTATTTCCTCGACGAGCAGGGTGAGCGTCCGGCCGAAATGCGCGACTTCACGATCAATCTGCCATTGTACAACCAGGTCAAATCGATCCGGATCGGCCTGGATGCCGGCAGCCGGGTGATGGCGCCGCAGCCGTATGTCAGCGACCGGCCGGTCATCGTCTACGGCACTTCGATCACCCAGGGCGGCTGCGCCTCCCGGCCGGGCAGTTGCTATACGAACATCCTCAGCCGGAAACTCAACCGGCCGTTCCTCAATTACGGCTTTTCCGGCAACGGCAAGGGGGAGCCGGAGATGGCGCAGTTGCTGGCCGAGATCGCCGATCCGGCGATGCTGATTCTGGATTATCAGGCCAATTGTGTCGATATGATCGACCGGACTTTACCGGAGTTCATCCGGATTTACCGGGAAAAACATCCCGAGGTGCCGATCTTGGTCGTTTCCGGCATCCGTTTCAGCGGCGAAGCGGTCGGCCAGCGGCGCGAAGAGGGCAATTCGCTGAGTGACTGGATGATCCGCTACCGGGATATCCAGAAAAATACCGTCGAAGCCTGCCGGGCGGCCGGCGACCGGAATATCTATTTTCTCGACGGCAGCGAACTGCTCGACCCGTTGATCTATGACGAAGCCACCGTCGACGGCGTGCATCCGACCGACTTGGGCTTCACGATGATGGCCGACGGGATGGCGCCGGTGATCCGGAAGATTCTCGACGGCGAAGCAAAATGA
- a CDS encoding class I SAM-dependent methyltransferase → MHYQLLDTGNRQKLEQAGPYRLIRPALNAFWAPSLPDSEWKKADAVYRRDSSGGGAWQYRNRLPEQWSLEWGTYTLTVKPTGFGHLGFFAEQYANWAWFRQLIPTMGDAVRTLNLFGYSGVGSMAMAEAGARVTHLDAARGMIEWGQENQRSNPQVPDAIRWIVDDVNKFCARELRRGVKYNGIALDPPTFGRGSKGQVWKIEEDIRKLLEMCRELLDLERPYFIVLSSHSPGFSPLVMGRLLQEILPDGVVENREMSIPESTGKVLPAGMASRLVGGKKMAFSLQN, encoded by the coding sequence ATGCATTATCAATTGCTCGATACCGGCAACCGGCAGAAGCTGGAACAGGCCGGTCCTTATCGTTTGATCCGGCCGGCCTTGAATGCTTTCTGGGCGCCGTCGCTGCCGGATTCGGAGTGGAAAAAAGCCGATGCCGTTTACAGGCGCGACAGTTCCGGCGGCGGCGCCTGGCAGTACCGGAACCGGCTGCCGGAACAGTGGTCGCTGGAATGGGGCACCTATACCCTGACCGTCAAGCCGACCGGTTTCGGGCACTTGGGGTTTTTCGCCGAACAGTATGCCAACTGGGCGTGGTTCCGGCAGCTCATTCCGACGATGGGCGACGCAGTCAGGACGTTGAATCTTTTCGGCTATTCCGGCGTCGGTTCGATGGCGATGGCGGAAGCCGGCGCCAGGGTGACGCACCTGGACGCGGCCCGCGGCATGATCGAGTGGGGGCAGGAAAATCAGCGGAGCAATCCGCAGGTGCCGGATGCCATCCGCTGGATCGTCGATGATGTCAACAAATTTTGCGCCCGGGAATTGCGGCGCGGCGTCAAATACAACGGCATTGCACTGGACCCGCCGACGTTCGGCCGCGGCAGCAAAGGACAGGTATGGAAAATCGAGGAGGATATCCGGAAGCTGCTTGAAATGTGCCGGGAGCTGCTGGATCTGGAACGACCGTATTTCATCGTGCTGAGCAGCCATTCGCCGGGCTTTTCCCCGCTGGTGATGGGACGGCTGCTGCAGGAGATCCTGCCGGATGGCGTGGTGGAGAATCGTGAAATGAGCATTCCGGAAAGTACCGGCAAGGTGTTGCCGGCCGGCATGGCTTCCCGGCTTGTCGGCGGGAAAAAGATGGCCTTTTCGTTGCAAAATTGA
- a CDS encoding ADP-ribosylglycohydrolase family protein, protein MDEQLYLRKLRGCWFGKAVGGTLGQPYEGLSGPLRLTFYDPVPTDMVPNDDIDLQVLWACLLDRMETPVVDRQTLADGWLANVNFPWDEYGMAIRNLRRGIRPPHSGRYDNFFIDGLGAAIRSELWASLAPGNPELAAKFAYEDACVDHDGDGLWAEIYLAALESMAFLESDLDSLVTSALHYIPATSVLHRALTDTCNWCARSEDPAVIRRQIMETYYCENFTSVVMNLPFIVAGLLLGKGDFSRSICLAANMGQDTDCTAASVGAILGLRNPNAIGAEWLKPIGNKLVLNDGIVGITPPATLDDFCAMINRLRKRIRLRDAASADPEPEWPKLANKVEIAVVNLGNKKNGLTPHYQPMEFPGLWCRYPATGLTPDYQVIVRRQFKIRRSDNYRLMVNSSAISRVYLDDEFIFGRDGGAMVPSFHRAPLNQWLDRKLLPGEYELKIVLSPLAGMEELEWVMGIGDVATKQWLTDAFD, encoded by the coding sequence ATGGACGAACAACTTTACTTGCGAAAGCTGCGCGGCTGCTGGTTCGGAAAAGCGGTCGGCGGCACGCTGGGACAGCCTTATGAAGGCTTGTCCGGACCGCTGCGCCTGACCTTTTACGACCCGGTGCCGACCGACATGGTCCCGAACGACGACATCGATTTGCAGGTGTTATGGGCCTGTCTGCTCGACCGGATGGAAACGCCGGTGGTGGACCGGCAAACGCTGGCCGACGGCTGGCTGGCCAACGTCAATTTCCCCTGGGACGAATACGGCATGGCCATCCGCAATCTCCGGCGCGGCATCCGCCCGCCCCATTCCGGCCGCTACGACAACTTTTTCATCGACGGCCTCGGTGCGGCCATCCGCAGTGAACTGTGGGCTTCGCTGGCGCCGGGCAATCCGGAACTGGCGGCCAAATTCGCCTACGAGGACGCCTGCGTCGACCACGACGGCGACGGTTTGTGGGCGGAAATCTATCTGGCGGCGCTGGAAAGCATGGCTTTCCTCGAATCCGATCTTGACAGCCTGGTCACTTCCGCACTGCATTACATTCCGGCAACTTCCGTGCTGCACCGCGCTTTGACCGACACCTGCAACTGGTGCGCCCGGAGTGAGGATCCGGCCGTCATCCGCCGGCAGATCATGGAAACGTATTACTGTGAAAACTTTACCTCGGTAGTCATGAACCTGCCATTCATTGTCGCCGGCCTGCTGCTCGGCAAAGGCGATTTCAGCCGCAGCATCTGTCTGGCCGCCAACATGGGGCAGGACACCGATTGCACGGCGGCCAGCGTTGGCGCCATCCTCGGCCTGCGGAACCCGAACGCCATCGGGGCGGAATGGCTGAAACCGATCGGCAACAAACTGGTGCTCAACGACGGCATCGTCGGAATCACGCCGCCGGCCACGCTCGATGATTTTTGCGCCATGATCAACCGGTTGCGCAAACGGATCCGCCTGCGGGATGCCGCCAGCGCCGACCCGGAACCGGAGTGGCCGAAACTGGCCAACAAAGTTGAAATCGCCGTCGTCAACCTCGGCAACAAGAAAAACGGTTTGACGCCCCATTATCAGCCGATGGAATTTCCCGGGCTGTGGTGCCGTTATCCGGCAACCGGGCTGACGCCGGATTATCAAGTCATCGTCCGGCGCCAATTCAAGATTCGGCGGAGCGACAATTATCGGCTGATGGTCAACTCTTCGGCCATTTCCCGGGTTTATCTGGACGATGAATTCATATTCGGACGGGACGGCGGCGCCATGGTGCCGTCCTTCCACCGGGCGCCGCTCAACCAATGGCTCGACCGGAAATTGCTTCCCGGCGAATATGAGTTGAAAATCGTCCTGTCGCCGCTGGCGGGCATGGAGGAACTGGAATGGGTCATGGGCATCGGCGATGTCGCCACCAAGCAATGGCTCACAGACGCCTTCGACTAA